A part of Citrifermentans bremense genomic DNA contains:
- the atpG gene encoding ATP synthase F1 subunit gamma yields MANLKSIKKRIVSVKNTRQITKAMKMVSAAKLRRAQENVVAARPYAGKLAEVLERLAKTQESDANTLMVKRDGGRALLVVVTSDRGLCGGFNANLSKAADRFMKERSGEFKEMTLMTIGRKGYEFLRNRHTVRKHHGNIFSTLSYQTAALLAAELIEGYLAEEYDEVFIIYNAFKSVMSQDITLEQLLPIAPKAGEEDEIGTEYIYEPSKGALLDELLPKHIEVQVFKALLESVASEHGARMTAMDAASKNATEMIAKLTLIYNRARQAAITTELMEIISGAESIKG; encoded by the coding sequence ATGGCAAACCTTAAAAGCATCAAGAAACGGATAGTATCCGTAAAAAATACCCGGCAGATCACCAAGGCCATGAAGATGGTCTCGGCCGCCAAGCTGCGTCGCGCCCAGGAAAACGTGGTCGCGGCGCGCCCCTACGCGGGGAAACTCGCGGAGGTGCTTGAGCGTCTCGCCAAGACCCAGGAGTCGGATGCCAATACGCTCATGGTGAAGCGCGACGGCGGTCGCGCCCTCTTGGTGGTGGTCACCTCGGACCGCGGTCTGTGCGGCGGCTTCAACGCCAACCTGTCCAAGGCGGCCGACCGCTTCATGAAGGAGCGTTCGGGCGAGTTCAAGGAAATGACCCTGATGACCATCGGTCGCAAGGGGTACGAGTTCCTGAGAAACCGCCACACGGTCAGAAAGCACCACGGCAACATCTTCTCCACCCTCTCCTACCAGACCGCGGCGCTTCTGGCCGCCGAGCTGATCGAGGGGTACCTGGCGGAAGAGTACGACGAAGTCTTCATCATCTACAACGCGTTCAAGAGCGTCATGAGCCAGGACATCACCCTGGAGCAGCTGCTGCCGATCGCGCCGAAGGCCGGTGAAGAGGACGAAATCGGGACCGAGTACATCTACGAGCCGTCCAAGGGCGCGCTTTTGGACGAACTGCTTCCCAAGCACATCGAGGTCCAGGTCTTCAAGGCCCTCCTCGAGTCGGTCGCCTCCGAGCATGGCGCAAGGATGACGGCTATGGACGCCGCCTCCAAGAACGCCACCGAGATGATCGCCAAGCTGACCCTGATCTACAACAGGGCCCGTCAGGCGGCCATCACCACCGAGCTGATGGAGATCATCTCCGGCGCTGAATCGATCAAGGGTTAA
- the atpA gene encoding F0F1 ATP synthase subunit alpha, giving the protein MEIKAEEISEIIKKQIKDYGKEVAVAETGTIISIGDGIARIHGLDKAMAGELLEFPHGITGMCLNLEEDNVGAAILGEFSEIKEGDTVKRTGRIVEVPVGQALVGRVVNAIGQPIDGLGPINTDTFGKVEVKAPGIVKRKSVHQPMQTGLKAIDSMVPIGRGQRELIIGDRQTGKTAVAIDTIINQKGGDVVCIYVAIGQKRSTVAQVVSKLKEHGAMDYTIVVAATASEPAPLQFIAPYTGVTMGEFFRDAGKHALIIYDDLSKQAVAYRQLSLLLRRPPGREAYPGDVFYLHSRLLERACKVSDECGAGSLTALPVIETQAGDVSAYIPTNVISITDGQIYLESDLFYSGVRPAINVGLSVSRVGGSAQMKSMKQVAGTLRLALAQYREMAAFAQFGSDLDKATQMQLARGARLVEILKQPQYKPLSNEKQVLVIFAANNGYVDDYPVNSLGKYEQELYAFFDARKADVLATLRDKKAIDDDLKAQIIAGLEEFKKEFTA; this is encoded by the coding sequence ATGGAAATCAAAGCGGAAGAAATCAGCGAGATTATCAAGAAGCAGATCAAGGATTACGGCAAAGAGGTGGCGGTAGCCGAAACCGGTACCATCATCTCCATCGGTGACGGTATTGCCCGTATCCACGGTCTTGACAAGGCGATGGCAGGCGAGCTCCTCGAGTTCCCGCACGGCATCACCGGCATGTGCCTCAACCTTGAGGAAGACAACGTCGGTGCCGCGATCCTCGGTGAGTTCTCCGAGATCAAGGAAGGCGACACCGTCAAGCGCACCGGCAGGATCGTCGAGGTCCCGGTAGGCCAGGCTCTGGTCGGCCGCGTGGTCAACGCTATCGGCCAGCCGATCGACGGCCTCGGCCCGATCAACACCGACACCTTCGGTAAGGTGGAAGTGAAGGCCCCCGGTATCGTCAAGCGTAAGTCGGTTCACCAGCCGATGCAGACCGGCCTCAAGGCGATCGACTCCATGGTTCCGATCGGGCGCGGCCAGCGCGAGCTGATCATCGGCGACCGTCAGACCGGCAAGACCGCCGTCGCCATCGACACCATCATCAACCAGAAGGGCGGCGACGTGGTCTGCATCTACGTCGCAATCGGCCAGAAGCGCTCCACGGTCGCCCAGGTTGTTTCCAAGCTGAAAGAGCACGGCGCCATGGATTACACCATCGTCGTCGCCGCTACCGCTTCCGAGCCGGCACCGCTGCAGTTCATCGCACCGTACACCGGCGTCACCATGGGCGAGTTCTTCCGCGATGCAGGCAAGCACGCCCTGATCATCTACGACGACCTCTCCAAGCAGGCCGTCGCTTACCGCCAGCTCTCCCTGCTGCTCCGCCGTCCGCCGGGGCGCGAAGCTTACCCGGGCGACGTCTTCTACCTCCACAGCCGTCTCCTCGAGCGTGCTTGCAAGGTATCCGACGAGTGCGGCGCAGGTTCGCTGACCGCTCTGCCGGTCATCGAGACCCAGGCAGGCGACGTTTCGGCCTACATCCCGACCAACGTCATCTCCATCACCGACGGCCAGATCTACCTTGAGAGCGACCTGTTCTACTCCGGCGTACGCCCGGCCATCAACGTCGGCCTCTCGGTTTCCCGCGTCGGCGGTTCCGCCCAGATGAAGTCGATGAAGCAGGTTGCCGGTACCCTCCGTCTGGCTCTCGCTCAGTACCGCGAGATGGCAGCGTTCGCCCAGTTCGGTTCCGACCTGGACAAGGCTACCCAGATGCAGCTCGCCCGCGGCGCGCGCCTGGTCGAGATCCTGAAGCAGCCGCAGTACAAGCCGCTCTCCAACGAGAAGCAGGTTCTGGTCATCTTCGCCGCCAACAACGGCTACGTCGACGACTACCCGGTCAACTCGCTGGGCAAGTACGAGCAGGAACTCTACGCGTTCTTCGACGCCAGGAAAGCGGACGTCCTCGCCACCCTGCGCGACAAGAAGGCAATCGACGACGACCTGAAAGCGCAGATCATCGCCGGCCTCGAGGAGTTCAAGAAGGAATTTACTGCCTAA
- the atpH gene encoding ATP synthase F1 subunit delta, producing MSTNAIAKRYAKALVQIGSEAGSVEGFNGELNRFSTLLTESRELGAIFGNPAYGIDEKKGILKDLVAKASISPMISNLLMLLLERGRLMVLPQIAESYGVYADELSGVIRPTLSSGLPLDAAQIEEIKGALAKSTGKKVELKVVVDPSLIGGVVTQIGDKVFDGSVRTQLANIQDILQKG from the coding sequence TTGAGTACGAACGCTATTGCCAAACGTTACGCCAAGGCACTCGTGCAGATTGGCTCGGAAGCGGGAAGCGTGGAAGGGTTCAACGGTGAACTGAACCGTTTCAGCACGCTTCTGACGGAAAGCCGCGAGCTCGGTGCCATCTTCGGCAACCCTGCCTACGGCATCGATGAGAAGAAGGGGATCCTGAAGGATCTGGTGGCGAAGGCCTCCATCTCCCCGATGATCTCGAACCTGTTGATGCTCCTCCTCGAGCGCGGCCGCCTCATGGTGCTGCCGCAGATCGCCGAGAGCTATGGCGTCTACGCCGACGAGCTTTCCGGCGTGATCAGGCCGACCCTCTCCTCCGGTCTCCCGCTGGACGCGGCCCAGATCGAGGAGATCAAGGGCGCCCTCGCGAAGTCGACGGGGAAGAAAGTTGAATTGAAGGTTGTGGTTGATCCGTCGCTTATCGGCGGCGTGGTGACCCAGATCGGCGACAAGGTCTTCGACGGCTCGGTAAGGACACAGTTAGCTAATATTCAGGATATATTACAGAAGGGGTGA
- a CDS encoding F0F1 ATP synthase subunit B family protein, whose protein sequence is MHKKSFVTTLSVCVMILGLAALGFAQEAAEGGAHHANSGAQMKDFMWRTIDFAILVVIAVWALKKADVKGSLSARRAGIEKTLQEAVAAKEAAEKKFAEYSQRLDQANKEIEVISANMKREGELEKERIIAEAKEAATRIKAQAEAAAAQEVLKAKDELRAEAAKLAVELAEQKIKQNIAKGDQDKLVGEYISKVVTLH, encoded by the coding sequence ATGCATAAGAAAAGTTTCGTTACCACCCTCTCCGTATGCGTCATGATCCTCGGCCTCGCGGCACTGGGCTTCGCCCAGGAAGCTGCCGAAGGCGGGGCGCACCACGCAAACTCCGGCGCGCAGATGAAAGACTTCATGTGGCGCACGATCGACTTCGCCATTCTGGTCGTCATTGCAGTCTGGGCTCTCAAAAAGGCCGACGTCAAAGGCTCGCTTTCCGCGCGCCGCGCCGGCATCGAGAAGACCCTGCAGGAAGCGGTCGCAGCCAAAGAGGCGGCGGAGAAGAAGTTCGCCGAGTACTCCCAGCGTCTGGACCAGGCCAACAAGGAGATCGAGGTGATCTCGGCCAACATGAAGCGCGAAGGCGAGCTCGAGAAGGAGCGCATCATCGCCGAGGCCAAAGAAGCGGCAACCAGGATCAAGGCCCAGGCCGAAGCTGCTGCGGCACAGGAAGTCCTGAAGGCGAAAGACGAGCTCCGCGCCGAAGCTGCCAAGCTCGCCGTCGAGCTTGCCGAGCAGAAGATCAAGCAGAACATTGCAAAAGGCGACCAGGATAAGCTGGTGGGCGAATATATCTCCAAGGTGGTGACTCTACATTGA
- a CDS encoding F0F1 ATP synthase subunit B family protein produces MINLDIAFVFQLVNFLVLVLLLNAFLYKPIRKQLAERAAQINGAKQKSAEVDREVQEKLASYEARMREIRAGAADERGALKKEAQQQEAAILDKARAEASASLASIKAQVAKETEEARRVLTASAETLSAEICEKVLGRSL; encoded by the coding sequence GTGATCAATTTAGACATCGCATTTGTATTCCAGCTGGTGAACTTCCTGGTTCTCGTGCTGCTCCTGAACGCCTTCCTCTACAAGCCGATCAGGAAACAGCTTGCCGAGCGCGCAGCCCAGATCAACGGCGCAAAGCAAAAGAGCGCCGAGGTCGACCGCGAAGTGCAGGAGAAGCTGGCCAGCTACGAGGCCCGCATGCGCGAGATCCGCGCCGGCGCAGCCGACGAGCGCGGCGCGCTGAAGAAGGAGGCCCAGCAGCAGGAGGCCGCCATCCTGGACAAGGCCCGCGCCGAAGCCAGCGCTAGCCTCGCCTCCATCAAGGCACAGGTCGCCAAGGAGACCGAGGAAGCGCGCCGCGTCCTCACTGCCAGCGCCGAGACCCTGTCCGCCGAAATCTGCGAAAAAGTTCTGGGGAGGAGTCTCTAG
- a CDS encoding ParB/RepB/Spo0J family partition protein, protein MVKKMGLGKGMGALLPVVEDHGKKYFSCPIEEIRPNKEQPRKTFVNEKLEELAASIREKGIIQPLVVLKKAGHYELIAGERRWRAAQKAGLREVPVVIQDVSEETALEMALIENIQREDLNAVEEAEAYHALLERFSLSQEELAKRVGKERSTIANSLRLLRLPVEIKRDVAEDRISMGHARALLTLEDPEEQKAARDEIVKNHLSVRETEALVKRRKAGPAKKPQKPVQTPDQKDLMDRMQRFFGAKVALKSSGRGGKLEISYADQKELARIVELLNL, encoded by the coding sequence ATGGTTAAGAAGATGGGGCTCGGCAAGGGGATGGGGGCGCTGCTCCCGGTCGTGGAGGACCACGGCAAGAAGTACTTCTCCTGTCCGATCGAGGAGATCAGGCCCAACAAGGAACAGCCGAGAAAGACCTTCGTCAACGAGAAGCTGGAGGAACTCGCCGCTTCCATCCGCGAGAAGGGGATCATCCAGCCCCTGGTGGTGCTCAAGAAGGCAGGGCACTACGAGCTGATCGCAGGCGAGCGCCGCTGGCGCGCCGCGCAAAAGGCGGGGCTGCGCGAGGTCCCGGTGGTGATCCAGGACGTTTCCGAGGAGACCGCATTGGAAATGGCGCTCATCGAGAATATCCAGCGCGAGGACCTGAACGCGGTAGAGGAGGCCGAGGCATACCACGCGCTTTTGGAGCGCTTCTCCCTCTCCCAGGAGGAGCTTGCCAAGAGGGTAGGCAAGGAGCGCTCCACCATAGCGAACTCGCTCAGGCTCCTGAGGCTCCCGGTCGAGATCAAGCGGGACGTCGCCGAGGACCGCATCTCCATGGGGCACGCGCGCGCCCTTCTCACCCTGGAGGACCCCGAGGAGCAGAAGGCGGCCCGCGACGAGATCGTCAAGAACCACCTCTCGGTGCGCGAGACCGAGGCGCTGGTGAAGCGCAGGAAGGCGGGACCGGCGAAAAAGCCGCAGAAACCGGTCCAGACTCCGGACCAGAAGGACCTCATGGACCGGATGCAGCGTTTCTTCGGGGCAAAGGTCGCACTCAAGAGTTCCGGGCGCGGCGGCAAGCTCGAGATCAGCTACGCGGACCAGAAGGAACTCGCCAGGATCGTGGAGCTGCTGAACCTGTAG
- a CDS encoding ParA family protein, protein MAKIICVANQKGGVGKTTTAVNLSASLAVAERRVLLVDMDPQGNAGSGVGADKELLEESIYDALIDDAPAARIIQRTELPYLHLFPATSDLAGAELELVSVTDRERKLKRILESVSGSYDYIFIDCPPSLNLLTINAMTAANSVLIPLQCEFYAMEGLSQILKTINLIQQGLNSSLIIEGILLTMFDARNNLSRQVGEEIRAHFPKECLQTVIPRNVRLSEAPSHGKPICLYDITSRGATSYMDLAKEIIGREVSHG, encoded by the coding sequence ATGGCTAAGATCATCTGTGTGGCGAATCAAAAGGGAGGCGTGGGAAAGACCACGACGGCGGTCAACCTTTCGGCCTCGCTGGCCGTCGCCGAACGCCGGGTGCTCCTGGTGGACATGGACCCGCAGGGAAACGCCGGAAGCGGCGTCGGCGCCGATAAGGAGCTGCTCGAAGAAAGCATCTACGACGCGCTCATCGACGACGCACCGGCGGCAAGGATCATCCAGCGCACCGAGCTTCCCTACCTGCACCTGTTCCCGGCTACCTCGGACCTGGCGGGCGCGGAGCTGGAACTGGTCAGCGTCACCGACCGCGAGAGAAAGCTCAAGCGGATCCTCGAATCGGTTTCCGGCTCCTACGACTACATCTTCATCGACTGCCCCCCCTCACTGAACCTCCTCACCATCAACGCGATGACCGCCGCCAACTCGGTGCTGATACCGCTGCAGTGCGAGTTCTACGCGATGGAAGGGCTCTCGCAGATATTGAAGACCATCAACCTGATACAGCAGGGGCTGAACAGCTCCCTGATCATAGAAGGGATCCTGCTCACCATGTTCGACGCGCGAAACAACCTGTCGCGCCAGGTGGGGGAGGAGATCCGCGCCCATTTCCCTAAGGAGTGCCTGCAGACCGTGATCCCCAGGAACGTCCGCCTCTCCGAGGCACCCTCGCACGGCAAGCCGATCTGCCTGTACGACATCACTTCCAGGGGGGCCACGAGCTACATGGACCTGGCCAAGGAAATCATCGGGCGGGAGGTGTCGCATGGTTAA
- a CDS encoding cytochrome c3 family protein, with protein sequence MKKLIPALALLLMASGAYGFECKVCHSKNPAMVRMHKALQGRNCFDCHRMGEKLMGKGIPKDKAAQIKRRESEQICFECHLPPKASAGKPAS encoded by the coding sequence ATGAAGAAACTGATTCCGGCATTGGCACTGCTGCTGATGGCGTCTGGCGCCTACGGCTTCGAGTGCAAGGTCTGCCACAGCAAGAACCCGGCTATGGTGCGCATGCACAAGGCTCTGCAAGGGAGGAACTGCTTCGACTGTCACAGGATGGGCGAGAAGCTGATGGGGAAAGGTATCCCCAAAGACAAGGCGGCCCAGATCAAGCGTCGCGAGAGCGAGCAGATCTGTTTCGAGTGTCACCTCCCACCAAAGGCTTCGGCAGGCAAGCCTGCCAGCTAG
- a CDS encoding c-type heme family protein, translating to MTRPADLPIRVKFFGLMSLLLIALLLASGLFIFNRQKEFILRFAVDNARSFATTLIETREYMSSVVKGEPEQNYNLVPQVVATQVAKRVTQNSKFYVRQVSLRYRNPANRPDPYETKQLQYFINHPNAEVYGIVQSGDVSLFRYLQPMRATASCLECHGSYETAPGFVKKRFPPGHYSYNYKVGEVIGAVSVSIPVKDLYAQLGANLKLDLFFRGMVYVIVLLVMGFIMSRQILNPIKLLSERIISVTRTGNFKDKMPQKTRDEIGMLIGAFNDMMDELSSRTVQSKEADERYRRFIEVAASAVITFLKDGKIVIANQKAEALFGRSRQELLGESIFGFLEGGAALKERLSTQTEFRDDRSHQVVAGLGGKRTEVEMVLSVSRTDREPMFTAILRERKG from the coding sequence ATGACCCGCCCGGCAGATCTCCCCATCCGCGTCAAGTTCTTCGGACTGATGTCGCTGCTGCTTATCGCACTTTTGCTGGCAAGCGGCCTCTTCATCTTCAACCGGCAGAAAGAGTTCATCCTCAGGTTCGCCGTCGACAACGCCCGCAGCTTCGCCACCACCCTTATCGAAACCCGCGAATACATGTCCTCTGTCGTAAAGGGGGAGCCCGAGCAAAACTACAACCTCGTGCCCCAGGTGGTGGCGACCCAGGTCGCCAAGCGGGTTACCCAGAACAGCAAGTTCTACGTGCGCCAGGTCTCGCTGCGCTACCGCAACCCGGCAAACCGGCCGGACCCCTACGAGACGAAGCAACTGCAGTACTTCATCAACCATCCCAACGCCGAGGTCTACGGTATCGTGCAAAGCGGCGACGTAAGCCTGTTCCGTTACCTGCAGCCGATGCGCGCCACCGCATCCTGCCTCGAATGCCACGGCAGCTACGAAACCGCCCCCGGCTTCGTCAAGAAACGCTTCCCCCCCGGCCACTATTCCTACAACTACAAGGTGGGTGAGGTGATCGGTGCGGTTTCGGTCAGCATCCCGGTCAAGGACCTCTACGCGCAGCTCGGCGCCAACCTGAAACTCGACCTCTTCTTCCGCGGGATGGTCTACGTGATTGTCCTCCTGGTGATGGGGTTCATCATGAGCCGGCAGATTTTAAATCCCATCAAGCTCCTCTCTGAGCGGATCATCTCCGTGACCCGCACCGGCAATTTCAAAGACAAGATGCCGCAAAAGACCAGGGACGAGATCGGCATGCTCATTGGGGCCTTCAACGACATGATGGACGAGCTTTCCAGCCGGACCGTGCAGTCTAAGGAGGCGGACGAGCGCTACCGCCGCTTCATCGAAGTGGCCGCATCGGCGGTGATCACCTTCCTCAAGGACGGCAAGATCGTCATCGCCAACCAGAAGGCCGAGGCCCTCTTCGGACGCTCGCGGCAGGAACTCCTGGGGGAATCGATCTTCGGCTTCCTCGAGGGGGGCGCGGCGCTCAAGGAACGGCTCTCGACGCAGACGGAGTTCCGGGATGACCGCTCCCACCAGGTAGTCGCAGGGCTCGGCGGCAAACGGACCGAGGTGGAGATGGTGCTCTCCGTTTCCAGGACCGACCGGGAGCCGATGTTCACCGCCATCCTCAGGGAGCGCAAGGGATAA
- a CDS encoding RNA recognition motif domain-containing protein — protein sequence MAKAGKELYVGRLSYDATEYDIQKMFSVSGTVTSIHLITDPVTGEFKGCGYVRMSTEAEARDAIDSLDGAWLLDKSITVSYANPQKMKPGGGGAKAPPKRWGKGAAEKPAAGKAAAPKAAAAKPAVAKPAGSKPAAAKPAGARPAAAKTGAAKPAGTKPSSRTGAPKPGNRTGKR from the coding sequence ATGGCCAAAGCAGGGAAAGAGTTGTACGTGGGACGCCTCTCCTACGACGCTACAGAATACGATATTCAGAAGATGTTCTCCGTCTCCGGGACGGTGACCTCCATTCATCTGATCACGGACCCGGTCACCGGGGAGTTCAAAGGGTGCGGCTACGTCAGGATGTCGACGGAGGCCGAGGCCAGGGACGCAATCGATTCGCTGGACGGAGCCTGGCTCCTCGATAAGTCGATCACCGTATCCTACGCCAACCCCCAGAAGATGAAGCCGGGTGGAGGCGGCGCCAAGGCGCCCCCGAAACGCTGGGGCAAGGGTGCTGCGGAAAAGCCTGCCGCGGGCAAGGCGGCGGCTCCCAAGGCCGCAGCGGCGAAACCTGCCGTTGCCAAGCCTGCGGGGAGTAAACCCGCTGCCGCCAAACCGGCTGGAGCCAGACCTGCCGCTGCCAAAACGGGAGCAGCCAAACCCGCGGGAACGAAACCTTCTTCCCGGACCGGCGCCCCCAAGCCCGGCAACAGGACCGGAAAACGCTAG
- the uvrC gene encoding excinuclease ABC subunit UvrC yields MITQAMIENFPSSPGVYLMKNAEGTIIYVGKARNLKKRVRSYAGDTRDSRVHIRFMVQLVRSVDYLVTDTEKEALILENTLIKQHRPKYNINLRDDKTYFSLRMDMKEEFPRLSIVRKIPSDGARYFGPYASATSAKEVLKQLYKMFPLRHYPIATCMARKRPCLYHQIKQCSAPCCGLISAEEYAALAQGAALFLEGKNTEVARLYRAKMNQASEQMRYEDAARYRDLLRAIEVTVERQKMVAQSGDSDVFGVHREADRMQIALLHIRGGTLTGGRSFLFDWELETEEGLASFLNEYYDLDAPIPPQVLIPVPIAEPSALEELLSEKAGKKVTIAVPQRGPKLEMVKLAGKNAETAAKERLARESSSATLLTELAEKLNLPCPPRRIECYDISNIQGEMAVGSRVVFIDGRADKSLYRRYRIKGVLQSDDFAMMREVLSRRFKAESTEDKPDLIVVDGGLGQLGVLNAVLDELEVTGVEAAGLAKSRVARDMESEEIERSDERVFRPGRKNAIALRQSSAPLLLLVRIRDEAHRFAVTYHKEVRSKVLTGSELDGVPGIGEKRKKALLKHFGSLKRVKEATLEELKSAPGMTETAARALVERLHGSPLPLGRE; encoded by the coding sequence ATGATTACTCAGGCGATGATCGAGAATTTCCCCTCCTCCCCCGGCGTCTACCTCATGAAAAACGCCGAAGGCACCATCATCTACGTCGGCAAGGCGCGCAACCTCAAGAAAAGGGTTAGATCCTACGCCGGCGACACCCGCGACTCCCGCGTCCACATCCGCTTCATGGTGCAACTGGTCCGCTCCGTCGACTACCTGGTCACCGACACGGAGAAGGAAGCGCTCATCCTCGAAAACACCCTCATCAAGCAGCACCGCCCCAAGTACAACATCAACCTGCGCGACGACAAGACCTACTTCTCGCTGCGCATGGACATGAAGGAAGAGTTCCCGCGCCTCTCCATCGTGCGCAAGATCCCTTCCGACGGCGCGCGCTACTTCGGCCCCTACGCCTCGGCTACCTCCGCCAAGGAGGTGCTGAAGCAGCTCTACAAGATGTTCCCGCTGCGTCACTACCCCATCGCCACCTGTATGGCGAGAAAGCGCCCCTGCCTGTACCACCAGATCAAGCAGTGCTCCGCCCCTTGCTGCGGCCTCATCTCCGCCGAGGAGTACGCTGCGCTGGCCCAGGGTGCTGCCCTCTTCCTTGAGGGAAAGAACACCGAAGTGGCGCGGCTGTACCGGGCCAAGATGAACCAGGCCTCCGAGCAGATGCGCTATGAGGACGCGGCCCGCTACCGGGACCTCTTGCGCGCCATCGAGGTGACGGTCGAGCGGCAGAAGATGGTGGCACAAAGCGGCGACAGCGACGTCTTCGGGGTGCACCGCGAGGCGGACCGGATGCAGATCGCCCTTTTGCACATCCGCGGCGGTACGCTCACCGGCGGGCGGAGCTTCCTCTTCGATTGGGAGCTGGAGACCGAGGAGGGGCTTGCCTCCTTCCTGAACGAGTACTACGACCTGGACGCGCCTATCCCGCCGCAGGTGCTGATACCGGTTCCCATCGCCGAGCCCTCAGCGCTTGAGGAGCTCCTCTCCGAGAAGGCCGGGAAAAAGGTCACCATCGCGGTGCCGCAGCGCGGCCCGAAGCTGGAGATGGTGAAGCTCGCCGGGAAGAACGCAGAGACGGCGGCAAAGGAGCGCCTGGCTCGGGAAAGCTCCTCCGCGACGCTCTTGACCGAGCTGGCCGAGAAGCTGAACCTCCCCTGCCCCCCGAGGAGGATCGAGTGCTACGACATATCGAACATCCAGGGGGAGATGGCGGTGGGGAGCCGGGTGGTCTTCATCGACGGCAGGGCCGACAAGTCCCTGTACCGGCGCTACCGGATCAAGGGTGTGCTGCAGTCGGACGACTTCGCCATGATGCGCGAGGTCCTTTCGCGCAGGTTCAAGGCCGAAAGCACCGAAGATAAGCCGGACCTGATCGTGGTCGACGGCGGCCTGGGGCAGCTGGGCGTCTTGAACGCGGTACTCGACGAGCTCGAGGTAACCGGGGTCGAGGCGGCCGGCCTCGCCAAGAGCCGCGTGGCCCGTGACATGGAGAGCGAGGAGATCGAGCGCAGCGACGAGCGCGTGTTCCGCCCCGGGCGCAAGAACGCGATCGCGCTCAGGCAGAGTTCCGCGCCGCTACTGCTGCTGGTGCGCATCAGGGACGAGGCGCACCGCTTCGCCGTCACCTACCACAAGGAGGTGCGCAGCAAGGTCTTGACGGGATCGGAACTGGACGGGGTTCCCGGCATCGGCGAGAAGCGGAAGAAGGCGCTCTTGAAGCACTTCGGGAGTCTCAAGCGGGTGAAGGAAGCGACGCTCGAGGAGCTGAAGAGCGCGCCGGGGATGACGGAAACTGCGGCGAGGGCGTTGGTGGAGCGTCTGCATGGCAGCCCCCTCCCCCTGGGGAGGGAGTAA
- a CDS encoding GTP-binding protein, whose amino-acid sequence MSFINYASREINCKIVYYGPGLCGKTTNLQFVYQKTAPEAKGKMISLATETERTLFFDFLPLALGEIRGFKTRFHLYTVPGQVFYDASRKLILKGVDGVVFVADSQEERMDANIESVENLRINLIEQGYDLDKIPYVVQYNKRDLPNILSVEELRRELNPTNVPDFEACATTGEGVFETLKAVAKLILFDLKKGK is encoded by the coding sequence ATGTCATTCATCAACTACGCTTCCCGTGAAATCAACTGCAAGATCGTCTACTACGGCCCGGGGCTGTGCGGGAAGACGACCAACCTGCAGTTCGTTTATCAGAAGACCGCCCCGGAAGCGAAGGGGAAGATGATCAGCCTCGCCACCGAGACCGAGCGCACCCTTTTCTTCGACTTCCTCCCCCTGGCGCTGGGCGAGATCCGCGGCTTCAAGACGCGCTTCCACCTCTACACGGTTCCCGGCCAGGTGTTCTACGACGCCTCCAGGAAGCTTATCCTCAAGGGGGTGGACGGCGTGGTGTTCGTGGCCGATTCCCAGGAAGAGCGGATGGACGCCAACATCGAGAGCGTGGAGAACCTGCGCATCAACCTGATCGAGCAGGGTTACGACCTGGACAAGATCCCCTACGTGGTGCAGTACAACAAGCGCGACCTCCCCAACATCCTCTCCGTCGAGGAACTGCGCCGTGAGCTGAACCCCACCAACGTCCCCGATTTCGAGGCCTGCGCCACCACCGGCGAGGGGGTCTTCGAGACTCTTAAGGCGGTCGCCAAGCTGATCCTCTTCGATCTGAAGAAAGGGAAGTAG
- a CDS encoding roadblock/LC7 domain-containing protein, whose amino-acid sequence MANPQLIMYDEEFKQINAVIEKLLREANAKVIFLVDKNGQLITGCGETERFDTTSLASLTAGNIAATGGLAKLIGEKEFSILFHEGEKDNLHISIVAGRVILVVLFDTRSSLGLVRLRVKKASEELSAIFGRLMQKSEEKEKSGESEFPFAEITDDDIDNLFS is encoded by the coding sequence ATGGCGAATCCTCAGTTGATTATGTACGACGAGGAATTCAAACAGATAAACGCTGTGATCGAAAAGCTTCTCAGGGAAGCCAACGCCAAGGTGATCTTCCTGGTGGACAAAAACGGCCAGCTCATCACCGGTTGCGGCGAGACCGAGCGCTTCGACACCACCTCGCTTGCCTCGCTCACCGCCGGGAACATAGCCGCCACCGGCGGCCTGGCAAAGCTGATCGGCGAAAAGGAATTCTCGATCCTCTTCCACGAGGGGGAGAAGGACAACCTGCACATCTCCATCGTTGCCGGCAGGGTCATTCTCGTGGTGCTGTTCGACACCCGCTCCTCCCTGGGACTGGTGCGGCTCAGGGTGAAGAAGGCCTCCGAGGAACTCTCGGCGATCTTCGGCAGGCTGATGCAAAAAAGCGAGGAAAAAGAGAAAAGCGGCGAAAGCGAGTTCCCCTTCGCCGAGATCACCGACGACGACATCGACAACCTGTTCAGCTAA